Below is a genomic region from Eupeodes corollae chromosome 1, idEupCoro1.1, whole genome shotgun sequence.
AATTACCTATTGGGAGCCGTTAATTCCAACGAAACTGCAAGGTAATGGTTCAAGTGACGTCATCAAAATGGGTGGTACGTACCGTTGTTGGATGAAACTTATAGGACTGCCAGTATCTATAACGGTCATGATGTTTATCCGAGCTCCAAAACTTTCAGTTTTTCGATTCGCAGATTCAATTTCATACTCCAACACTCCATGAAAATCGGTCATCAATGTTGAAACTGGAGATTCCATTGTACATTTTTTGGACGACGAGAACTGAAGACTTTTGTGGACAATTGGTGATAATATGTCCCTTTTGTCCGCATCGGAAACACGAACCTTTTTCTCTTCGAGCTTTGGGACAGTTACTTGATATGTGACCCTCTTCGTCACAGTTAAAGCACCTGACCTTAGCATCAACACGTGGCACACTTCTCGAAGGTTGTACAGATCTGTTGTAACCAGAACTCGTAGATTGCAACTcggatttcattttttcatacttGCGCAGAATGTTCTTGAGATCAGCGATGGTatttgcagtaagcatgatttgcttattaaatattgaatcaGGGATCCCCTTGATTATATAGGCAATCACATCCTGTTCATCAATCTCTGCGGAAGAAGCTATCTGCTGCATggataaaattttcatttctacgtttttttcgatttcgcAATGTATTATGGACGTCTGTTGCGGTTGTATGGTAGTGAAACTCGGACATCAGAGCGGCTCTCAGATCTTTCCATGATAAAAACGTTGGCCATACCTTTAAGGagtcttttgaaataaatgaaaggCTCTGACTCACTCAGATGGTAAGTAACCATAGCATCCTCGACGTTTTCAATCCACTTACTAATAGGGTAATTATCGTCGCCACTAAATAATGGTAATCGATATCACGTGACGAATGTGAACTAACGTGCTGGAACTCACGAATAGGGCTGTTATTGATGAGTTCAGCCAAACGTTTTTCCAACGAAGcgatttcttcctttttcttcACTAAATCACGGAGTTTTTCAAGACGTTGTGACACAGCGTCATCCTCGTCTTCATGTGCGTCATCAAAACTTGCTCACTTTCCTGGTCAACAACAGGGAATAGATTTTCAATCTGCTCAGGTTCAAGCGAATCAATGGCTTCATTTAAACGGGCCTTAAGTGAAGTCTTGGTACCATGTGTGCTTAAATTCATCTAGACAAGCTTCTCTTTAAGGATTTGCACAGAAGCGTTttccaaaaaactcaaaacacgaGCCATTGCATTTGCATCCATGTTTGgaaatttttttagtaaattttctttaatttatcgtAAGAAATGCAACCACTATTCAATTAAATAAGGAActttatcccacttctgatttaTTATAGGGCTTTTCTtgatcaaaataagaaacaaaacgtattaacttctttattactaatgaaaaatattattttgattacatggaaacagtgaaaaataaataagcttaaatttgattattttgagCAAAGTAAAAAGAAAGAGAATTAGTGCAACCTATACTGATTCTTTGTAagaagttaattaaaataattaagattataaaaatctatgcaatacaaaatttaacttcaaCCTGCTTTCTGTCgacataaacaataaaaaacttatATCGTTATAGCAATATTTCGGTAGGAATTTTGTGAATGAGACACTTCgttaaatgttaacaaatattacaattttcaattcagtgcctttctttgttttcaagatgtttgggtcaaaattaaatgttaattattttcgTGGCAtaagattaaaataataataacattttttagcaGATGAAAAAAGATCAAATACAATAGGTTTAACTAATGGCTTAATAATGAAATCTAAAATCATTTGTAAcaagattttgtttatttcatctaaatgtcaaaaaccatattttgcataaactaaaatattttagtaaaaaaccagttttacaaattttaagtggTAATTTaacaagtatttttattttttttttttcaagttaaacTTTTCTACGAAAATTATATGATTTcaacaaacatattttgaatataatgaCATTTTTACCAGATTTTGTAGTATTTGTTTAGAGGTTttcagttttgttaaaaaagcatAAGATtgcgtttattttaatttaaatttgtccaaattttaaaaaaatttgtaaaaaaaatcacaaataattatttacaGAGTTGtatattttgcggtttcaaaagtaaacgtggATACAgagtgatttttaaaagctataagaaagtttttaaaaacacataaaattcagaaaaacgcatgaaatctttatttgaatcgatagtacgctccacaaaatttaatgtttgaaaattatttcatgcaaatgttgaccttgactacgcatcaaatggtccatccgcttagtccaatttcgGCGTACTcattccaacatttcggccggtatttcacgaataaatgcttcaatgtcaaatgcgtcaattgaagggGGCTTATCTGTATATATATAAGCTTTTatatagccccacaaaaaatagttaataGGCGTAAGATCGAACGATCTAGGCGGCAAATTGACCGGTCTCGAACGTGCAAGTCCAAGTGAATGTGGTATTGAATACTACTCGAAGATTCTTGGCTGAGTCAACAAACTGAATAGGGTTATCATTGagtaatattggaaaaaagcaagATGTGTCTGTAGGGTCTTTTGAAATGACTAACCATTTTGATTAGTAGGATTTAAGCAAAGTCCGTTTTATCGCGACCAGAGCAATATCTTATTAAGATTTTCGTTTATCTCTCAAATACCATTTTCAACCAACACCAGTGGACAACTGTACCTAAGCtgtacatcatcggcatacatatgtatggatGAGTTAAAGCTTGGAGACGGGAGCTCATTTAAATACAAGGTAAAAAGTAATGGGCCCAAAATAgacccttggggaacacctcaTGTTAGCGGAAGAAAATTTGAAGTTTGGTTGTTAACAACTACTGCTTGGTGTCTAGAACTAAAATATGAGAAAATGAGTCTCACTGATGATGACGTAAATTGAAACTCATCCCTTAATTTGATGCATAAATTACGGTGGTTAAAagtgtcaaaggctttggaaaaatccaaaagaGTGAGAAAAGACACAAAATTCTTATCTATACTTTCTCTAATTTCCCCGACCACATTTATAAGGGCAGTAGTGCAACTGTGTTTGGGACGGAAACAGGATTGATTGGGACATAGCATGTCGTTACGTTTTAGATATTGCCGCATTTTCGTgttcataatttttcaaaaactttcgataAATAtggcaatttaaacaaaaaaattaaaaaaagttgataaaaatcgattttcgactcaaatatctttaaaaaaaaatctacaaaaaatagtacgcaaatttggtttcctgatttctctaaaattattttcattcatccaatttgtaaaaatttaagaaatgctactaaattggtaaacatttgtttccgactaaaaatctatttaacaaaactagattttcaaacttatctatttctttatatgaaaaatattgttggtaattttaaattttgtaagaataattcaacttacaactttttagcCCAATACGAATACctaaaaagttttaagcaagacaaaccaAAAGACGGGATGGTAAGTTATTTATGTCGGCttcatcccagtctcttttttgagtttatttccGACTGCATTTTGACATATTGGCGGTATCTCACGTAGCCGAACAAAAAatgtccagcggtgtcaaatcgcacgaACTTAGTGGCTAGTTGATAtcgtctcttgcaataaagccatactCGCTCGATTGTGTGGCATGTTTCACCGTTTTCTTAAaatcacatattctccaagtcgtattcttcaatagcagacaAAAAAAGTTGTCTATTATATGATCATGTTCAtatgacagtcgttccatcgtcgtcgttttggaagaagtaaggtccaataaCAGCTCCGGACCAAATAGCCCAACAAACAGTGGCTTCTTGTTGATGTAAtggaaacttttcaataaatctCGGATTCTCATAACCCCAAAtccgacaattttgtttattaacatactcaCCGAGTGAGTAAAGTGCTTCGAAAAATCGCCAACCATCGCCTTTTGTTCAAGCTCCCATTCGACGTATCCACCACGTTGTGAATGGTAAGCTGGCTTCAGCTCTTGTGTGAGCTGAACCTTATATGGAtgtatgtaggtgtagatccaataTGCCCTTAAACAATCCTAATagctgagaacgacgaggaatcgacacatacCGGTTTTCTTTTGagaccgcaaaatggataatccGTTGTATGTATATGATTTTTGTGATATAATTATcttgttttcaatgtttttaattgttgcCAATATAATCGTGTGAGCAATTAATTCTTACATTTTAATTACtacttttacaaatttgtatttcttgaaaTATTCGTTACAGTGCATGATATTTTATCGAATTGAAGTCACAGGAggtattggttcgtgagatatttgggtcCACTAAAATATTCTAAGAcgtaaaaacctacaaaaattagttagaCGTCTGTTGTCTTTTACtcaaaagaacatttaaatgCCGTCTTTGATACGATTTGATTTCCGTAAAACGTTTTTTAACTCAAACGACACTTTAACttcgcaaataaaaacaaatttgttctaaattttatttcttgaattaaataaaacggTCGCTTTTGCTTCcatatttcttgaattttcttaaatccttgcacaaaaaattcaaactggGCTGggtaaatattttggaatttaaagAAGTAATACCAATTAACCCAAACCTTACACCAAAAAAACTTCTAgcccaaaatcaaaacaaaattgtattgcccaaaaaaataaataaattgttttataatattttttacattttttctcctgttaacctttttttgtatttatttactgTGTGCTTTTCCTATTAATATCCGCACAACCAATTTCcgtattcaaacaaaaataagaaaaataaaaaaataaacgatgAAAATCCCCTAAGCGCTATGTCAACActgaattctttttctttttactgtAAATCTCACACTCTGAAACGCATTTCTTTGGAtttaaacagattttaaaatgaaatcgtTTCTCTTCATTTCGTTcgcacgtcgtcgtcgtcgtcgtcttccaCCGTCTTTGGTCGTTTTCGTCCGTCTATGACAGGAGTACCTATACCTACCAACCAACAGTAGCAGTATTACAGCAGAAAGAGTAATAGTAGCAAGGATCGCATAGCATCCAAGCTAAATAActgcttttttttcttatatcgaaacaatttattataaacctCCAGTTTAAATTGTTGGTTCTGTCTTGGTGTTGGGGTTTTCCTACGAgctttcaataaattttccaTTAGACAAATTTAACTTGCACATTGCAACAGTCGTGAGAACAAGAATAAGTTGAAAATTGATTCCTTATAACCAGGAACCAACTATTTGGTTACTTTGAAAATTCCACCGAAAATCCAACTAAcatatattttcttgtttttaaatcgaacaaattttaaaatctacgaaaacgTTCTTAGCTAAAAAATCTCCTTTCTTGTCAAAGATTCTGTATTATTGCTCccaaaatgcatacaaatttcCATACATTTCAAAGAATGTAACAAAATGAATATCCTGGCAAACCAAAGCGAAACATTTTATTCACACGTTTCTTGGGTAAAGTTCGTTGTTTCGTTAAAGTGcctgatattttaaataataatatatgtagGTAGAAAATATAGGTGCAGATATGGTGGAAATAAAACCAGCAGCTAACATTATATgagaatattaaaatgaatgattgtgaagaggaagaaaaaaagaaaactgcaaAAAAGGATCGTAATACACATCCTTTTTTTTCgtgaatatgtatatttttatttttaaaaataacttcgcACCAAATGTGTGCTTCTTGTGGGTGTGTGTTGCTCGGAGGAAAAGAAAGTAAgctatacaaaacacaaaaaaaaaaaaaacaatgttttgagACAGGATAACAAATGAGAATATTAAGCGCAGAAATTTACTTTGGCAGGATACAAGAaaagtttctatgtttttagtaataaaaatataaaatgcaaaattattGTTAAGGACTTTTGAGCGTTTTGTTATGAATCACGTGCACTTATTCACTAACTTAAAGTAACTACCGTGTTTGTTactctttttttcctttattttcaacttttttttaaggacaaaTTATGGAATTTTATTGAGGATTAATTCAAGTGAAAAAAGTACAGGAAGATTAAAGTTTATGGTttggcaatttttattttttactaagaCTCAGTACAAATAAgtagaaatattaaaatgaaaatctaacgagcatttaaaatcaaatcaggTTTACTTTTGAATGGTGTAGTTTTCTTTGGGATTTTTTTAAGCCATTTTTAATACGGTTGGCAAGCcatatgttttctttaaatagcattcaataaataccaaaaaaaaacatttaatattcgATTATAACTGTCCAAGTATAAAGTGGCTATATTATCTCTTATGTTGATTGAAATCtatgaaattttagaaaattataagATAATTGGTCTTAAACGTATTGGAGTAGATCACATCACATCAGATAAATTCAACAGCCAATTTCAGCCGTTTATATCCAATTTTTCGTATTTCAGTCTTCCACAGTATACAGCCCCTTTCTTTACGGATGAGGTTCTTGACGTAATTTTTACATCTTTGGAAGTGTTAAATGTGATTGAAGAAGCCTAAAGCAATTAAAGCTCAAGGAAATGACCGAATACCTTACCAAGGAAATTCAATAGGTTCGTTGATTTCCATATGGTGAATTCATTTCAGAATACTTCGCAACGGAAATAGATGTCAGACAAGGTTGTGTATTGACAACCTTACTCTTTCTCTTATTCATCAATGATATCGTGTAAACTACTAGAGGAGGAATAGACCTTGGGCGAATACGAGTGCCATATTCGTTGTGTGCTAGCAACATAGTTTTTCTGATAGTCTGTAGAGAAAATGCAGCGATTGATTAACCGTctagaaaactaaatttttcagTGTTTTACATCCGGAAAAGTCCAAATTGATGATCTACAGAAGTGTGGGCAGATATTCTCGCAATGAAACGTGGAGCTGCAAAGGTCAAAATATTGCTATTGTACGGGAGTACAAATTTCTAGGTCTTTTAATCATCCCAAACCTATGTTGAAATAACATTTCAAGTTGAAGTTATCGAAGACAAAAAGGGCAATTTTATCAGTATGGTGTCGGTGCATCGACTATAAAAACGATTACCTTACTGCGAAGATTAAGCTGTTTTGAGCAACTGCGGTCTCTATTTTGCTGTATGCTAAATCAGAAGAGGTAGAACGGTTTCTTAGATACTTGCCGATTTTCCGATTGCTTTCGAATACACCTAATTACATACTGTATTAAGAAACATTAGTTCCActattgatgttcaaatggtagacatgtgtattcaaaaggacacaagcgtctacaggttttttctcaaaacccacctctgtctgtcaactcctactctcacctccccgcggtgaacatcgggtgcctagtacttcaactagggattgggttccaaccccagtggaaagttgttgggggcagcaaacgagagagggggggagaggtgtgtccactaaggcacctctctttatccaggcggcagcggacgaattctcgagatagaatcaacggtggcgtctacagttccagtaaggttgaactacttagtgaacaccttatagggcttcttcgacatattcggagcccaggcctgtaaggagcggtttatccggctccccttctttggagttatactaaggatctggccctccaggttgtggggttgtgccgtcgtcggggtgacttccttgCTACGTAAAAAATACGTTAGTTGCGTAGCACCAActagcctcggatacggacggattcactgttgaaaacccacgcaaacgaaataaggacaacgaacttcggatctgtacgtggaatgttaggtcccttaacagaccacgtgcagccgaacaattagcggaagccctaaactgctgcaaggcagatattacagccatccaagaagttcGATGGGATGGACCCGGCAAACGccaactaaaagactgcgatatacatatactacggcgactggtaccgagaacaaagaaagcgtctatttgggtgtagatttgttgtgagaactagactcaggcaaaaagtcttgagtttcaacagtgtgagcgagcgcatcacgacaatccgcatcaaggctaaattcgccaacataagtttaatatgcgcgcatgccccaacagaggagaaagatgaagacaccaaagacatattcttcgagctcttggacaagacatagagcagtgccctggctatgacattaaaattgtcttaggagattttaatgctaagCTAGGAGGAGAAGACATTTtcggtggcataatcgggagatacagcctgcacgacaccacctccgacaacggattcatgctggtcgatttcgctgcggggcgagacgttctggtagctagtacgcagttcacgcatcttaatatccacaaggggacatggaaatctaatgatcaatcaaccgtcaaccagattgaccacattgggaccgacgcacgacacttctccagtatacaggatatctgaacattccgagaggccaacattgattcggaccactacctcgtt
It encodes:
- the LOC129948262 gene encoding uncharacterized protein LOC129948262, which produces MNLSTHGTKTSLKARLNEAIDSLEPEQIENLFPVVDQEMKKKEEIASLEKRLAELINNSPIREFQHVSSHSSRDIDYHYLVATIITLLQIASSAEIDEQDVIAYIIKGIPDSIFNKQIMLTANTIADLKNILRKYEKMKSELQSTSSGYNRSVQPSRSVPRVDAKVRCFNCDEEGHISSNCPKARREKGSCFRCGQKGHIITNCPQKSSVLVVQKMYNGISSFNIDDRFSWSVGV